The following proteins are co-located in the bacterium genome:
- a CDS encoding response regulator transcription factor, with the protein MAKIRILVADDHALVREGIIAILRLHGDLEVAAEAADGKEAIQKAVKLKPDIVLMDIAMPGLGGLEATMEIKKSNPEIRILVLSQYDDKEYVNRLLKAGVSGYILKHAVGTDLVTAIRAVARGESYLYPTITSTVIDNYLRKRDTNLEDPYDRLTDREKQVLKLIAEGHAHKEIAGLLDISAKTVIAHYTNAQEKLDIHNRAELIKFALRRGIIK; encoded by the coding sequence ATGGCGAAAATCAGGATCCTCGTCGCCGACGACCATGCCCTCGTTAGGGAAGGGATCATCGCCATCCTGCGGCTCCACGGAGACCTCGAAGTGGCGGCGGAGGCGGCGGACGGCAAGGAGGCGATTCAAAAGGCGGTGAAGCTCAAGCCGGATATCGTGTTGATGGACATCGCGATGCCGGGGCTCGGGGGCCTCGAGGCGACGATGGAGATCAAGAAAAGCAACCCCGAGATCCGGATCCTGGTCCTGAGCCAGTATGACGACAAGGAGTACGTGAACCGGCTGCTAAAGGCGGGTGTCTCCGGCTATATCCTGAAGCACGCCGTCGGGACCGATCTCGTCACCGCGATCCGGGCCGTAGCGCGGGGGGAATCCTACCTGTACCCGACCATCACCTCTACCGTGATCGACAACTACCTCCGCAAGCGGGACACCAACCTCGAGGACCCGTACGACAGGCTCACCGACCGGGAGAAGCAGGTGCTCAAGCTCATCGCCGAGGGGCACGCCCACAAGGAGATCGCGGGGCTCCTGGACATCAGCGCAAAGACCGTCATCGCCCATTACACCAACGCGCAGGAGAAGCTGGACATCCACAACCGGGCGGAACTCATCAAGTTCGCCCTGCGACGGGGGATCATCAAGTAG
- a CDS encoding ATP-binding protein codes for MKSGKDLFFLSVAAGILSWILNAVFERFVFSGSGKSIIDQLINVPPEELYDRLITFLVFLVFGIIVSGLYEKRHAAEEKLTILAKELQRSNRELEQFAAIASHDLKEPLVTVGGFLGLLKRRYEGDLDAEANRHIRYSLESVDRMERLIGDLLEYSRVCTQAKPFQAFDSSNALDIALKNLAGRLHSKRVRITHDPLPEIIADSTQIGQLFQNLIANAIKFCRDDEPRIHISAVHNGREHIFSIQDNGIGIAPESANEIFTAFRRLHDGDEFPGTGLGLSTCARIVERHCGRIWVESQPGEGSTFYFTIPASITGPRHPNSGT; via the coding sequence TTGAAATCCGGCAAAGACCTGTTTTTCCTGTCGGTCGCCGCAGGAATTCTCTCCTGGATCCTCAACGCTGTTTTCGAGCGTTTCGTTTTCAGCGGATCCGGGAAGTCGATCATCGACCAACTGATCAACGTTCCCCCCGAGGAATTATATGATCGGTTGATCACCTTCCTGGTGTTCCTCGTTTTCGGCATCATCGTGTCCGGGCTATACGAAAAGCGACATGCCGCGGAGGAGAAACTGACGATTCTCGCAAAGGAGTTGCAGCGGAGCAATCGTGAACTGGAACAGTTCGCCGCCATTGCGTCTCATGACCTGAAGGAGCCGTTGGTCACCGTTGGAGGGTTCCTCGGTCTCCTGAAGCGGCGGTACGAGGGGGACCTCGATGCCGAAGCGAACCGGCACATCCGCTATTCCCTGGAGAGCGTGGATCGTATGGAGCGGCTCATCGGGGATCTCCTTGAATATTCCCGCGTCTGCACACAAGCCAAACCATTTCAGGCATTCGATTCTTCCAATGCCCTGGATATCGCGCTGAAGAATCTCGCGGGGCGACTCCATTCGAAGAGGGTCCGGATAACCCATGATCCCCTCCCGGAAATCATCGCGGACTCTACGCAAATCGGCCAACTTTTCCAAAACCTCATCGCCAACGCGATCAAGTTCTGCCGGGACGATGAGCCTCGTATCCACATTTCCGCCGTCCATAACGGAAGAGAACACATCTTCTCCATCCAGGATAACGGCATCGGTATCGCTCCCGAATCCGCAAATGAGATCTTCACGGCCTTCCGGCGATTGCACGACGGAGACGAGTTTCCCGGCACAGGTCTCGGCCTCTCGACTTGCGCCAGGATCGTGGAACGACACTGCGGCCGGATCTGGGTGGAATCACAACCCGGGGAGGGATCTACCTTCTACTTCACCATTCCGGCTTCCATCACGGGGCCCCGGCATCCAAATTCCGGGACCTGA
- a CDS encoding cache domain-containing protein, translating into MQKRIIFLLFLNVGVILVSLGIISHLSVTASIERSLENRLMLANIIGRNIDYVIEGNVKRLYDVSLSGKVDLEDNDWAPEKKALKTAMEYSIFTGRTFLLDRQGRVLLSYPHREEEGVHLFSLPYVRKAAADLKPVITDVYTLPATQRSMVLALVPMKNKDGEVVGVAGGEIDPTNYMLSQMIAAIPTGRNTIIELVDSHGVIIASNDPRRILTCGERYRFLKGLVTERKGSVQSCHRCKEGAPASGRERDMLAFAPLSMAPWGVVVRDPEESVFSPSSSLRKGFLLLSAVAIVTTLLLAMGLSKGIVRPVHSLIDATRRIAAGNLNDPIEVQAKDEIGSLGKSFDEMRKKLAESLASIQRYSVGLEGMVAERTAELRKSREKLAALLQGIITAEEEERKRIARELHDDTSQSLNAALISLDSIVRHFPTYDPIRKQLLQIREQCMAMLKGVHQMIKDLRPPILDDLGLESAIKWVLEKHIGERGILYSFETTGNGEEMKARAQSKVDYARLELVLFRIAQEGIINISKHADAGNVAVTMAFGDSAIDMEIRDDGKGFDAESIYGAFRKDHHVGLGLIGMGERISLLDGALTVRSEPGQGTRISVHVPVPA; encoded by the coding sequence ATGCAGAAGCGAATCATTTTCCTGCTGTTCCTTAACGTAGGGGTCATCCTCGTCAGCCTGGGGATCATCAGCCACCTGAGCGTCACCGCCAGCATCGAACGGTCCCTGGAGAACCGGCTGATGCTCGCCAACATCATCGGCCGGAACATCGACTACGTCATCGAGGGCAACGTCAAGCGGCTCTACGACGTCTCCCTTTCCGGAAAAGTCGATCTCGAGGACAACGATTGGGCCCCCGAGAAGAAGGCCCTGAAAACCGCCATGGAGTACTCGATCTTCACGGGAAGGACCTTCCTCCTGGACCGGCAGGGGCGCGTCCTCCTCTCGTACCCGCACCGGGAGGAAGAGGGGGTCCATCTCTTCAGCCTCCCGTACGTGAGAAAAGCGGCCGCGGACCTGAAGCCGGTCATCACGGACGTCTATACCCTCCCCGCGACCCAGCGATCGATGGTCCTCGCGCTCGTTCCCATGAAGAACAAGGACGGGGAGGTGGTGGGGGTCGCCGGGGGAGAGATCGACCCGACGAACTACATGCTGTCCCAGATGATCGCCGCAATCCCCACGGGCCGGAACACGATCATCGAGCTCGTGGACAGCCACGGCGTCATCATCGCATCCAACGACCCTCGGCGGATCCTGACCTGCGGCGAAAGGTACCGGTTCCTGAAGGGCCTCGTCACGGAGAGAAAAGGGTCGGTGCAAAGCTGTCACCGGTGCAAGGAGGGGGCTCCGGCAAGCGGCAGGGAGCGGGACATGCTCGCCTTCGCGCCCCTGTCCATGGCTCCCTGGGGGGTGGTCGTGAGGGACCCCGAGGAATCCGTGTTCTCGCCGTCGTCGAGCCTCCGGAAAGGGTTCCTCCTGCTGAGCGCCGTCGCGATCGTCACCACCCTGCTGCTCGCCATGGGCCTGTCGAAGGGGATCGTCCGCCCCGTCCACTCCCTCATCGACGCCACCCGCAGGATCGCAGCGGGCAACCTGAACGACCCGATCGAGGTGCAGGCCAAGGACGAGATCGGGTCGCTCGGAAAGAGCTTCGACGAGATGCGGAAGAAGCTCGCCGAATCGCTGGCGAGCATCCAGCGGTACAGCGTCGGACTGGAAGGCATGGTCGCCGAGCGCACCGCGGAGCTCCGGAAGAGCCGGGAGAAGCTCGCCGCCCTCCTGCAGGGGATCATCACCGCGGAGGAGGAGGAGCGGAAGCGGATCGCGAGGGAATTGCACGACGACACGAGCCAGTCGCTGAACGCCGCCCTCATCTCCCTGGATTCGATCGTCAGGCACTTCCCGACGTACGACCCCATCCGGAAGCAGCTCCTGCAGATCCGGGAGCAGTGCATGGCGATGCTCAAGGGCGTTCACCAGATGATCAAGGACCTCCGCCCGCCGATCCTGGACGACCTGGGGCTGGAATCCGCGATAAAGTGGGTCCTGGAGAAGCACATCGGGGAGCGGGGGATCCTGTACAGCTTCGAGACGACCGGGAATGGCGAGGAGATGAAGGCCCGCGCGCAAAGCAAGGTGGATTACGCCAGGCTGGAGCTCGTTCTCTTCCGGATCGCACAGGAGGGGATCATCAACATCAGCAAGCACGCCGACGCCGGGAACGTCGCGGTGACGATGGCGTTCGGCGATTCGGCCATCGACATGGAGATCCGGGACGACGGGAAGGGGTTCGACGCGGAGTCGATCTACGGCGCCTTCCGGAAGGATCACCACGTCGGGCTCGGACTGATCGGCATGGGGGAGCGCATCTCGCTGCTGGACGGAGCGCTGACGGTCCGATCGGAGCCGGGCCAGGGGACGCGGATATCGGTGCACGTGCCGGTACCCGCATAA
- a CDS encoding cytochrome b/b6 domain-containing protein: MRRNRPVRERMIRRFGRLRIFEHWGIILCTLVLFATGLSQRFWNLDFSQWLILKMGGIDNVRWIHRYAGVLFSLGLILNVIVAIAGVVRGRWSPSMFITKKDLTDAVENMRYYFGLDDHPARCDRYDYMEKFEYWTILMGGLLMILTGTVLWFPILITKILPGEIIPAAKALHSNEALLIFLINALWHIVNAVFSPEVFPLDTSIFTGYISRERMAREHPIELARLEEGVPAVPPAGGAGKPAQLPAAASGTPR, translated from the coding sequence ATGAGGAGAAACCGTCCCGTCCGCGAACGGATGATCCGGAGGTTCGGACGGCTCCGGATCTTCGAGCATTGGGGAATCATCCTCTGCACGCTGGTCCTGTTCGCCACGGGCCTGTCCCAGCGGTTCTGGAACCTGGACTTCTCCCAGTGGCTCATCCTGAAAATGGGGGGGATCGACAACGTCCGGTGGATCCACCGGTACGCGGGGGTCCTCTTCTCCCTCGGGCTGATCCTGAACGTCATCGTGGCCATCGCGGGCGTCGTCCGGGGGAGATGGTCGCCCTCGATGTTCATCACGAAGAAGGACCTGACGGACGCCGTCGAGAACATGCGGTACTACTTCGGGCTGGACGACCACCCCGCGCGATGCGACCGGTACGACTACATGGAGAAGTTCGAATACTGGACGATCCTGATGGGCGGGCTCCTGATGATCCTGACGGGAACGGTCCTCTGGTTCCCGATCCTCATCACGAAAATCCTGCCCGGCGAGATCATCCCCGCGGCGAAGGCCCTGCACTCCAACGAGGCCCTGCTGATCTTCCTCATCAACGCGCTCTGGCACATCGTCAACGCGGTGTTCAGCCCCGAAGTGTTTCCCCTCGACACGAGCATCTTCACCGGATACATATCGCGTGAGAGAATGGCCCGGGAACACCCCATCGAGCTCGCGAGGCTCGAGGAGGGCGTACCGGCCGTACCTCCGGCGGGCGGCGCGGGCAAGCCGGCGCAGCTTCCCGCCGCGGCATCGGGGACCCCGCGGTAG
- a CDS encoding DUF1343 domain-containing protein, which yields MRRTRRTERVRTGLDVLVGNRFAPLRGRAVGLVCNPTSVDRRLIHAADLFHEAEGVRLAALFGPEHGVRGDIQYMAAARGGRDRKIGVPVHSLYGSGAGSLRPTDRMLRGLDALVFDIQDVGARYYTYQATMLFCMEAAAHAKLDFFVLDRPNPIGGLHVEGPALRPGFGSFCGVHDVAVRHGLTVGELADLYRQERNLDLALTVIPCRGWRREMSQRDTRLPWVFPSPNMPTPETALVYPGMCLLEGTNLSEGRGTTRPFELFGAPWLDADSLSEALAAELLPGVRFRPVRFVPTWDKHAGRRCHGVELFVDNVESFRPFRTGVACVAAARAQDPGRFRWRTEAYEFVKGVPAFDLLCGSSREREAIGRGRGWRGLAADWAREERAFARRRAPHLRYEP from the coding sequence GTGCGTCGCACACGTCGCACGGAGAGGGTCCGGACCGGCCTTGACGTGCTCGTGGGGAATCGCTTCGCCCCCCTGCGGGGGCGTGCCGTGGGACTGGTCTGCAACCCCACGTCGGTGGACCGGCGACTGATCCATGCCGCCGACCTGTTCCACGAGGCGGAGGGCGTCCGGCTTGCCGCCCTCTTCGGTCCGGAACACGGCGTCCGCGGGGACATCCAGTACATGGCCGCCGCGCGCGGCGGGCGCGACCGGAAGATCGGTGTGCCGGTCCATTCGTTGTACGGAAGCGGCGCCGGGTCGCTCCGGCCGACGGACCGGATGCTGCGCGGGCTGGATGCGCTGGTCTTCGACATCCAGGACGTCGGCGCGCGCTACTACACGTACCAGGCCACCATGCTCTTCTGCATGGAGGCCGCCGCGCATGCGAAGCTCGACTTCTTCGTCCTCGACCGGCCGAACCCGATCGGCGGGCTCCACGTGGAAGGCCCGGCGCTTCGCCCCGGCTTCGGAAGCTTTTGCGGCGTGCACGACGTCGCCGTCCGCCACGGCCTCACCGTCGGCGAACTGGCGGACCTCTACCGGCAGGAGCGGAACCTCGACCTCGCGCTCACGGTGATCCCGTGCCGCGGCTGGCGTCGGGAGATGTCCCAGCGGGACACCCGGCTGCCGTGGGTCTTTCCGTCGCCCAACATGCCGACGCCGGAGACGGCGCTCGTCTATCCCGGGATGTGCCTCCTGGAGGGGACGAACCTGAGCGAGGGACGGGGCACCACGCGTCCGTTCGAGCTGTTCGGCGCGCCGTGGCTCGACGCCGATTCCCTGTCGGAGGCCCTCGCGGCCGAACTACTGCCGGGGGTCCGGTTCCGGCCCGTCCGCTTCGTCCCGACGTGGGACAAGCATGCCGGCAGGCGTTGTCACGGCGTCGAGCTCTTCGTCGACAACGTCGAGTCGTTCCGCCCCTTCCGCACCGGCGTGGCCTGCGTCGCCGCGGCGCGCGCCCAGGATCCGGGGCGCTTCCGGTGGCGGACGGAAGCGTACGAATTCGTAAAGGGCGTCCCGGCGTTCGACCTGCTGTGCGGATCGTCCCGCGAGCGGGAGGCGATCGGGCGCGGCCGGGGATGGCGCGGCCTCGCGGCGGATTGGGCGCGCGAGGAGCGGGCGTTCGCCAGGCGAAGGGCGCCCCACCTCCGATACGAACCGTAA
- a CDS encoding DOMON-like domain-containing protein, giving the protein MHPLRFLLKPFPGEERPAAVTVGGSIARRAGTLSVLWEVRGNLLELSIPAAAAAPRRQGRLWEDTCLELFLGTADSGEYREFNLSPAGHWNIYRFRSYRKGMREETAIPSLPFDVRIGPDALDLSMELDAGAILSAEKTLRIGVAAVVKTVDGRTIHLALSHPGPRPDFHRRENFALEIPPAPGRPPLLP; this is encoded by the coding sequence ATGCATCCGCTGCGTTTTCTCCTGAAACCGTTTCCGGGGGAAGAACGCCCTGCGGCCGTGACGGTCGGGGGATCGATCGCACGCCGCGCGGGTACCTTGTCGGTCCTTTGGGAAGTTCGCGGGAACCTGCTGGAGTTGTCCATCCCCGCCGCCGCGGCGGCACCCCGCAGGCAGGGCCGACTATGGGAGGATACCTGCCTCGAGTTGTTTCTCGGCACGGCGGATTCCGGGGAGTATCGGGAATTCAACCTCTCGCCCGCCGGGCATTGGAACATCTACCGATTCAGGTCGTATCGGAAAGGGATGCGCGAGGAGACGGCGATTCCGTCCCTCCCGTTCGATGTACGGATCGGGCCGGATGCCCTGGACCTCTCGATGGAGCTGGACGCCGGGGCGATCCTGTCCGCGGAGAAGACCCTCCGGATCGGCGTGGCCGCCGTCGTAAAGACCGTGGACGGACGCACGATCCACCTGGCGCTATCCCACCCCGGCCCGAGGCCGGATTTTCATCGACGGGAAAATTTCGCGCTGGAAATCCCCCCTGCCCCGGGCAGGCCCCCGCTACTTCCGTAA
- a CDS encoding MBL fold metallo-hydrolase, with protein sequence MKKTAYLLPVLALLLTTQALADFTKVADGVYSYVGEKDASATHSFAANAGIVVGRDGILVVDTLVSAKEAQRFLADIRKVSDKPIKYVVNTHTHLDHAFGNGVFAGEGAVVISHLADRKLLERAGPATLRDIGNFGLKPEDMAGTEIVYPVIAFGDRMQIDLGGETVELIRIAPSHTEGSVIVHLPAKKVLFAGDVLFTDFHPFMADGDLSGWTKTLEALLAMDVERIIPGHGPLSTKKDVKEMIEYLVLFDGKAREFASKSQDPEVIAAQLKEVLPKRSMADWMIGFNVKSRYLRK encoded by the coding sequence ATGAAAAAAACCGCGTATCTGCTTCCCGTGCTGGCCTTGCTGCTGACAACCCAGGCGTTGGCCGACTTCACGAAGGTCGCCGACGGCGTCTACTCCTATGTCGGGGAAAAGGACGCCTCTGCCACCCATAGCTTTGCCGCCAACGCCGGCATCGTCGTCGGCCGGGACGGCATCCTGGTGGTCGATACCCTTGTCTCGGCGAAAGAGGCGCAGCGTTTCCTGGCCGACATCCGCAAGGTATCGGACAAGCCGATCAAATACGTGGTGAACACCCACACCCACCTTGACCATGCCTTCGGGAACGGCGTGTTCGCAGGGGAGGGCGCCGTCGTGATCTCCCACCTGGCGGACCGGAAATTGCTGGAGCGGGCCGGTCCGGCCACTTTGCGGGACATCGGCAACTTCGGCCTGAAGCCGGAAGACATGGCGGGGACGGAGATCGTCTATCCCGTGATCGCATTCGGCGACCGGATGCAGATCGATCTGGGCGGAGAGACGGTCGAGTTGATCCGCATCGCCCCGTCCCACACCGAAGGGAGCGTGATCGTCCATCTCCCGGCGAAGAAAGTGCTCTTCGCCGGCGACGTCCTCTTCACCGACTTTCATCCCTTCATGGCCGACGGCGACCTGTCCGGCTGGACGAAGACCCTCGAGGCGCTTCTCGCCATGGATGTCGAGCGGATCATCCCGGGCCACGGCCCGCTCTCCACGAAAAAGGACGTGAAGGAGATGATCGAGTACCTGGTCCTGTTCGACGGCAAGGCGCGGGAATTCGCGTCCAAATCGCAGGACCCGGAGGTCATCGCGGCGCAGTTGAAGGAGGTCCTGCCGAAGCGGTCGATGGCCGACTGGATGATCGGCTTCAATGTGAAGAGCCGATACTTACGGAAGTAG